Proteins from one Pseudobdellovibrionaceae bacterium genomic window:
- the flhA gene encoding flagellar biosynthesis protein FlhA, whose protein sequence is MEAVFLFLKRFERYARNTDVLVAIGILAVLAVMVVPLPAIMIDLALTGSLAISILVLLVSVYITRALEFSVFPSLLLITTLYRLALNVATTRQILTHGHEGPESAGAVIKAFGHFVIGNNYVIGLVVFVILVVINFIVVTKGAGRVAEVSARFTLDAMPGKQMAIDADLNAGIINESEARRRRKEIESEADFFGAMDGASKFVRGDAIAGIIITLINVIGGMLIGVLQKGLDAGTAAQYYTMLTIGDGLLSQIPALIISTAAGIVVTRSARNDDNMGTEMMEQLFVNSKAVMLAGGVVTLLGLIPGLPFLPFFAMGGGMVGIGWFIGKLQKERAETEVRRNEEAAAAPKKENIESLLPLDMVELEVGYGLINIVESDKSGDLLERISSIRKQFALDLGIVVPSVHIRDNLQLQSGEYRLLIKGNRVGGGVLRSDMLLAMDPGNVTERVDGIPTKEPAFGLDALWVHPANKEDAEIAGYTVVDLPTVMATHLTEIIRGHAHELLGRQEASALIENLKKSHPKVVEELIPEQMSLGAVVRVLQSLLKEQVSVRDLRSIFETLADEASRSKDVEVLTEAVRKSLSRSITAKYVTEEGNLPVMTLAPHVEELVSNSLLQTEQGTQLVMDPHTAQKLITQIAHTVEDHPEIAAQPILLTSPTARRHLYKLTSRFIPQLIVLSHSEVAMEAKVRSVGTVELSHAG, encoded by the coding sequence ATGGAAGCCGTGTTTTTATTCCTGAAACGCTTTGAACGTTACGCCCGTAACACCGACGTGTTGGTCGCGATCGGCATTTTGGCCGTTCTCGCGGTCATGGTCGTTCCGCTGCCGGCGATCATGATCGATCTGGCCCTGACGGGGTCGTTGGCGATCTCGATCCTGGTTCTGTTGGTCAGCGTATACATCACGCGCGCGCTGGAGTTTTCGGTCTTTCCGTCGCTCCTTTTGATCACGACCCTGTACCGTTTGGCGCTCAACGTCGCGACGACCCGTCAGATTCTGACCCACGGTCATGAAGGTCCCGAGTCCGCCGGTGCGGTCATCAAGGCTTTCGGTCACTTCGTGATCGGGAACAACTACGTGATCGGTCTGGTCGTCTTCGTGATCCTGGTCGTCATCAACTTCATCGTCGTCACCAAAGGTGCGGGCCGCGTGGCGGAAGTCTCGGCGCGTTTCACCTTGGACGCGATGCCCGGTAAACAGATGGCGATCGATGCCGATCTGAACGCGGGAATCATCAACGAATCGGAAGCGCGCCGTCGTCGTAAAGAGATCGAATCGGAAGCCGACTTCTTCGGGGCTATGGATGGTGCCAGCAAGTTCGTCCGCGGTGACGCCATCGCGGGGATCATCATCACGCTCATTAACGTCATCGGCGGCATGTTGATCGGCGTTTTGCAAAAGGGTCTCGACGCGGGAACCGCGGCGCAGTACTACACCATGCTGACGATCGGTGACGGTCTGCTCTCGCAGATTCCCGCCCTGATCATCTCGACCGCGGCCGGTATCGTGGTCACGCGCTCGGCCCGCAACGACGACAACATGGGAACCGAGATGATGGAGCAGCTCTTCGTCAACTCGAAGGCCGTCATGCTTGCCGGCGGCGTCGTGACGCTGTTGGGTCTGATTCCCGGTCTGCCTTTCCTTCCGTTCTTCGCGATGGGCGGCGGCATGGTCGGCATCGGCTGGTTCATCGGCAAACTGCAAAAAGAGCGCGCCGAAACCGAGGTCCGCCGAAACGAAGAGGCGGCCGCGGCTCCCAAGAAAGAAAACATCGAATCGCTACTGCCCCTCGACATGGTCGAGCTGGAAGTCGGCTACGGCCTGATCAACATCGTCGAAAGCGACAAAAGCGGCGATCTGCTCGAGCGCATTTCGTCGATCCGCAAGCAGTTCGCGTTGGATCTGGGAATCGTGGTCCCCTCGGTGCACATCCGCGACAATCTGCAGTTGCAGTCGGGCGAGTACCGCCTGTTGATCAAAGGCAATCGCGTCGGCGGCGGCGTTCTGCGTTCGGACATGCTGCTCGCGATGGATCCCGGCAACGTGACCGAGCGTGTGGACGGTATCCCCACGAAAGAGCCGGCCTTCGGCTTGGACGCGCTGTGGGTGCATCCCGCGAACAAGGAAGACGCGGAAATCGCGGGCTACACGGTGGTCGATCTGCCGACCGTGATGGCGACTCACTTGACCGAAATCATCCGTGGCCACGCGCACGAGCTGCTGGGTCGTCAGGAAGCTTCGGCCCTGATCGAAAATCTGAAGAAGTCCCACCCCAAAGTGGTGGAAGAACTTATTCCCGAGCAGATGAGCTTGGGCGCCGTCGTCCGCGTCCTGCAATCCTTGCTGAAAGAGCAAGTCAGCGTCCGCGATCTGCGCTCGATCTTCGAAACTTTGGCCGACGAAGCTTCGCGTTCGAAGGACGTCGAAGTGTTGACCGAGGCGGTTCGCAAGTCCCTGTCGCGTTCGATCACCGCGAAGTACGTGACGGAAGAAGGCAATCTGCCCGTCATGACGCTCGCGCCGCACGTGGAAGAGCTGGTCTCGAATTCGCTGCTGCAAACCGAGCAGGGGACCCAGCTCGTGATGGATCCGCATACGGCGCAGAAACTGATCACCCAAATCGCCCACACGGTCGAGGATCACCCCGAGATCGCGGCTCAGCCCATCTTGCTGACGAGCCCCACGGCGCGCCGGCATTTGTACAAGCTGACCTCGCGGTTCATCCCGCAGTTGATCGTTTTGTCGCATAGTGAAGTGGCCATGGAAGCCAAGGTTCGGTCCGTCGGTACGGTGGAGTTAAGCCATGCAGGTTAA
- a CDS encoding flagellar biosynthesis protein FlhF, translated as MQVKKYEARSMNEALEMVKRDLGPDAIILSARDRRGKFGLVGDGSFEITAAVSEETLQKRRFAESRMKADLREKFQNSPARVQREIMNDFADNFTTKAPAAGASVRAQVANVNRVPTSRRYIDIEDDTNVEAEQASHRVRDAAQRAWEALRETESRAQSTRAAAPKAPPQPKTQASVSAQTAVGASPFDRAVRAASDALRRQAPAPAAAQGGMEMLDEATIRQTLQAEARAVAAAVTPAQTKMDQSQNEIMSLKSELESLKSVLRDFQKVPQNLNGSHPGAEYGLSYDFSASFEKLTQAGISAAIAGEILQTAQSQLPTIKHKSRGLIDGFAAKYILDSTKIAGAAKSRLQVFVGPRGSGKTSALVKMASHAVVNGHRNGGSTAPCNGGYAAQSKVALITADNQKVGAVDQMRIFAQILNVPFGVVRKAADWKPLLEQLKGFDMILCDLPGMSLKTMEEISLLKSLMPPEACDVHLVLSACSKDAELEETCRRFDAVKFNDFIFNHLDEALIHGSIYNLMRKFERPLHSFGVGPQVPEDFEAATKERVLDLIFKLTKFKRASAE; from the coding sequence ATGCAGGTTAAGAAGTACGAAGCGCGCTCGATGAATGAAGCCTTAGAGATGGTGAAGCGGGATCTCGGTCCCGACGCGATCATCCTGAGTGCGCGCGATCGCCGCGGAAAATTCGGCCTGGTTGGCGACGGCTCTTTCGAAATCACGGCGGCCGTCAGCGAAGAGACTTTGCAGAAACGTCGTTTCGCCGAGTCGCGAATGAAAGCCGACCTGCGCGAGAAGTTTCAGAACTCGCCCGCGCGCGTGCAGCGTGAGATCATGAACGACTTCGCGGACAATTTCACGACGAAGGCGCCGGCGGCCGGCGCTTCGGTGCGCGCGCAAGTCGCGAACGTGAATCGTGTTCCCACTTCGCGTCGTTACATCGATATTGAAGACGATACCAACGTTGAAGCCGAGCAAGCGTCGCATCGGGTCCGTGATGCCGCCCAACGCGCGTGGGAAGCTCTGCGCGAAACGGAGTCGCGCGCGCAATCGACCCGCGCGGCCGCTCCCAAGGCACCGCCGCAGCCGAAGACTCAAGCCTCCGTCTCGGCGCAAACGGCGGTCGGCGCTTCGCCGTTCGATCGCGCGGTCCGGGCGGCTTCGGACGCGCTTCGCCGTCAGGCGCCCGCTCCCGCGGCGGCTCAAGGCGGAATGGAAATGCTCGACGAAGCGACGATTCGTCAGACGTTGCAGGCGGAAGCCCGCGCCGTTGCGGCCGCGGTGACGCCGGCACAAACGAAAATGGATCAAAGCCAAAACGAGATCATGTCGTTGAAGAGCGAGTTGGAAAGCTTGAAATCCGTTTTGCGCGACTTCCAAAAGGTTCCGCAGAACCTGAACGGCAGTCATCCCGGCGCGGAATACGGACTGTCCTACGATTTCAGCGCAAGTTTCGAAAAACTCACGCAGGCGGGCATCTCGGCCGCGATCGCGGGCGAAATTCTGCAAACCGCGCAGTCGCAACTTCCGACGATCAAACACAAAAGCCGTGGTTTGATCGACGGCTTCGCGGCGAAGTACATCTTAGACAGCACGAAAATCGCCGGTGCGGCGAAGTCGCGTCTGCAGGTGTTCGTGGGACCTCGTGGCTCGGGCAAGACGTCCGCGCTCGTGAAAATGGCCAGCCACGCCGTCGTCAACGGTCACCGGAACGGCGGCTCGACCGCGCCCTGTAACGGCGGCTATGCCGCGCAAAGTAAGGTCGCGTTGATCACGGCCGACAACCAAAAGGTCGGCGCGGTCGATCAAATGCGCATTTTCGCGCAGATCCTGAACGTGCCTTTCGGCGTCGTCCGTAAGGCCGCCGACTGGAAACCGCTTCTGGAGCAGCTCAAAGGTTTCGACATGATCCTCTGCGATTTGCCCGGGATGTCGCTGAAGACCATGGAAGAGATCTCGCTTCTGAAAAGCCTGATGCCGCCGGAAGCGTGCGACGTCCATTTGGTGCTGTCGGCCTGCTCGAAGGATGCCGAACTCGAAGAGACCTGCCGTCGCTTCGATGCGGTGAAGTTCAACGATTTCATTTTCAACCACCTGGATGAGGCCCTGATTCACGGCTCCATCTACAACCTGATGCGGAAGTTCGAGCGTCCGTTGCACTCGTTCGGCGTCGGTCCCCAAGTCCCCGAGGACTTCGAGGCTGCGACGAAAGAGCGCGTCTTGGACCTGATCTTCAAATTGACCAAATTCAAGCGGGCTTCGGCCGAATAG
- a CDS encoding MinD/ParA family protein yields the protein MMRKPNLTKTISITSGKGGVGKTTVTANLAQQLASQGKRVLILDGDLGMANVDIFFATKAKGHLYEVLQGQKTVGEIITPLGSGIDLISGGSGITEFNRLTPFERRALVDSVAIFEYQYDYLLIDTAPGISDNVLYLNSAAQEISVIITPDAASFADSYALIKVLNQQFREQRFNIICNMVKDENEGAVLYQRFTDVVHRFLNLSLDYWGSIPMDPLFRKSAKDQRLAMRHEQGSDIRQYFSQIGTRIESGSPSMQGRGTGKAGLQFFWEQVVGVA from the coding sequence ATGATGCGCAAACCGAACCTGACGAAAACCATCTCGATCACCAGCGGCAAAGGCGGCGTGGGTAAAACCACGGTCACCGCGAATCTGGCTCAGCAGCTCGCCAGCCAGGGGAAACGCGTTCTGATCCTCGATGGCGACCTCGGCATGGCGAACGTGGACATTTTCTTCGCGACCAAAGCCAAGGGACATCTGTACGAGGTCCTGCAAGGCCAGAAGACCGTCGGCGAGATCATCACTCCCTTGGGCTCGGGCATCGACCTGATTTCCGGTGGCAGTGGGATCACCGAGTTCAACCGGCTGACGCCGTTCGAGCGCCGCGCGCTGGTCGACTCGGTGGCGATCTTTGAATACCAGTACGATTATCTGCTGATCGACACGGCTCCGGGAATTTCCGACAACGTGCTTTACCTCAACTCGGCGGCGCAAGAGATCAGCGTGATCATCACGCCCGACGCGGCCTCGTTCGCGGACTCTTACGCCTTGATCAAAGTCTTGAATCAGCAGTTCCGCGAGCAGCGGTTTAACATCATCTGCAACATGGTGAAGGACGAAAATGAGGGCGCGGTTTTGTACCAACGCTTCACGGATGTCGTGCACCGTTTTCTCAATCTGAGCCTCGATTATTGGGGTTCGATCCCCATGGATCCGCTTTTCCGCAAATCTGCGAAGGATCAGCGTCTCGCGATGAGACATGAACAAGGCTCAGACATCCGTCAATATTTCAGTCAAATCGGGACACGGATCGAGTCGGGGAGCCCTTCCATGCAGGGACGGGGAACCGGGAAGGCTGGACTGCAGTTCTTCTGGGAGCAGGTCGTGGGTGTGGCATGA
- a CDS encoding FliA/WhiG family RNA polymerase sigma factor yields the protein MAKNPALVKKYKEQPRALTQAEKDKLITEYAPLIKFIAQKIAVRLPANIELDDLISAGVIGLMDAIDKWDPTRDNKFKTYAEFRVRGAILDELRAQDWVPRSVRDKAKLLDKTMVALEAELGRIATDEEVANALKINMDEFYDLLNQVRPVSLLSIDEAQSFSNVDKKSILNILEGTKLNNPFVQLNMKVVKDVVTQAIEELPERQRLVLSLYYYEDLNLKEIGKVLRVTESRVSQLHAQAVARLRGRLAQTLGSEELDVA from the coding sequence ATGGCGAAGAATCCAGCTTTGGTGAAAAAGTACAAGGAACAACCGCGCGCGCTCACGCAAGCGGAAAAGGACAAGTTGATCACCGAGTACGCGCCGCTGATTAAGTTCATCGCGCAGAAGATCGCGGTCCGTTTGCCCGCGAACATCGAGCTCGACGACTTGATCTCGGCCGGCGTGATCGGTTTGATGGACGCCATCGACAAGTGGGATCCCACGCGCGATAACAAATTCAAAACCTACGCGGAGTTCCGCGTGCGCGGTGCGATCCTCGATGAGTTGCGTGCGCAAGATTGGGTTCCGCGCTCGGTGCGCGACAAGGCGAAGCTGCTCGACAAAACCATGGTGGCTTTGGAGGCCGAGCTCGGCCGCATCGCGACCGATGAAGAGGTCGCCAACGCTTTGAAGATCAACATGGACGAGTTCTATGATCTGCTGAACCAGGTGCGCCCGGTTTCGCTCTTGTCGATCGACGAAGCGCAGAGCTTCTCGAACGTCGATAAGAAGTCGATCCTGAACATCCTCGAAGGCACGAAACTCAACAACCCCTTCGTGCAGTTGAACATGAAGGTCGTCAAAGACGTGGTGACCCAAGCGATCGAAGAGCTCCCCGAGCGCCAACGCTTGGTCCTCTCGCTGTACTACTACGAAGACCTCAACCTGAAAGAAATCGGCAAAGTCCTCCGCGTCACCGAATCGCGCGTCTCGCAGCTCCACGCTCAAGCCGTGGCCCGCCTACGCGGCCGCCTAGCCCAAACCCTGGGCTCCGAAGAATTAGATGTGGCTTGA
- a CDS encoding class II glutamine amidotransferase: MGMSCNVPTDICFSFTGFRARGGRTDVHKDGWGIAFFEDRGVRMFVDPSPSFESPIAELVRNYPIKSKNVVAHIRRATRGVVALENTHPFQRELWGRYWVFAHNGTLPDFQPEFKGSFSPVGATDSERAFCAILERMEREHKTLDMKNEADVEKLFETIHAACMDLGARGEFNFLMSSGRNLIAHCSTTLSYILRKAPWSTARLKDEDVTIDFQHYTTETDRVAVVATSPLTENETWIPMKPGTLTFFKDGELFKTRDTVPGPPKKIEDFQP, from the coding sequence ATGGGGATGAGCTGTAACGTTCCGACCGACATTTGCTTCTCGTTCACGGGCTTCCGCGCCCGCGGGGGACGCACGGACGTTCACAAAGACGGCTGGGGCATCGCCTTCTTCGAAGATCGCGGCGTGCGGATGTTCGTCGATCCGTCTCCATCCTTCGAATCCCCCATCGCCGAACTCGTTCGCAATTACCCGATCAAATCGAAGAACGTCGTGGCCCACATCCGTCGCGCGACGCGCGGGGTGGTGGCTCTCGAGAACACGCACCCCTTCCAACGCGAGCTCTGGGGACGCTACTGGGTGTTCGCCCACAACGGCACCCTCCCGGACTTCCAGCCCGAATTCAAAGGCTCCTTCAGTCCCGTCGGCGCCACGGACAGCGAACGTGCCTTCTGCGCGATCCTCGAACGTATGGAGCGGGAACACAAAACCCTCGATATGAAAAACGAGGCCGACGTCGAGAAGCTCTTCGAAACCATCCACGCGGCCTGCATGGACCTAGGCGCTCGCGGCGAATTCAACTTCCTGATGTCGAGCGGCCGTAACCTGATCGCCCACTGCTCAACGACACTTTCCTATATCCTGCGCAAAGCCCCGTGGAGCACGGCGCGCCTGAAAGACGAAGACGTCACCATCGATTTCCAGCACTACACGACCGAAACCGATCGCGTCGCCGTCGTCGCCACCAGCCCGCTGACCGAAAACGAAACCTGGATCCCGATGAAACCGGGCACGCTCACCTTCTTCAAAGACGGCGAGCTTTTCAAAACCCGCGACACCGTCCCGGGCCCTCCCAAAAAAATCGAAGACTTCCAACCCTAG
- a CDS encoding RNA polymerase factor sigma-32 — translation MALKKAAKKKKKVATKAAPKTSVAKAKPAAKKAKSAAVKAAKGKSVQKSPKKGPAPKLVKAEILDLKAQPRQAAKPVECEIIDDDTKAVACEIVEDSAVPVERLKPASVKGSSPVKTASKSGAKIAKVEVLDPEDSDDRVEAIEPEIDASETAHPEWDPEHDFVEHHEEKKKKIFKKVKKTALVPVDTKSLTTATDSITAYLNEVRKYPLLTKEQEIELAKRYFETKDPVVAQALVTANLRFVVKVAAEYSKYGARLIDLIQEGNMGLMHAVRDFNPYKGVRLITYAVWWIRGYIQEYLLKQYSMVKIATTQNQKRLFYRLQKEKDALDAMGEAPDMKLIGERMGIPTEEVEQMANRLSGRDVSLNTPLDDASSSSLMDMQKSTDTGVDDQIAAQEEINLLREKLEEMRDQLSEREKIILDERLLADEPLTLQEIGEKHGITREAVRQMEARLMKKIRDRYISSLAAVTEED, via the coding sequence ATGGCGCTAAAGAAAGCCGCGAAGAAAAAGAAGAAGGTCGCAACGAAGGCCGCTCCGAAGACATCGGTCGCGAAGGCCAAGCCCGCCGCGAAAAAGGCGAAGTCGGCGGCCGTCAAGGCGGCCAAAGGTAAATCGGTGCAAAAGAGCCCAAAAAAGGGGCCCGCTCCGAAGCTCGTGAAAGCTGAGATCTTGGACCTCAAGGCGCAGCCTCGGCAGGCAGCAAAGCCCGTCGAATGCGAGATCATCGACGACGACACAAAAGCAGTGGCCTGCGAAATCGTCGAGGACTCCGCCGTCCCCGTCGAACGTCTGAAGCCGGCCTCGGTGAAAGGATCCTCACCGGTCAAAACGGCGTCCAAGTCCGGCGCGAAGATCGCCAAAGTCGAAGTCCTCGACCCCGAGGACAGTGATGACCGCGTCGAAGCCATCGAACCCGAGATCGACGCGAGTGAGACCGCGCACCCTGAGTGGGATCCCGAGCACGACTTCGTCGAACACCATGAAGAGAAAAAGAAGAAGATCTTCAAGAAGGTGAAAAAGACCGCGCTCGTTCCCGTCGACACGAAAAGCCTGACGACGGCGACGGATTCGATCACCGCCTACTTGAACGAAGTCCGCAAGTATCCGCTCCTCACGAAAGAGCAAGAGATCGAGCTCGCGAAGCGCTACTTCGAAACGAAGGATCCGGTCGTGGCGCAAGCGCTCGTCACCGCGAACTTACGCTTCGTCGTGAAGGTCGCGGCCGAATACTCCAAGTACGGCGCGCGGCTCATCGATCTGATCCAAGAAGGCAACATGGGGCTGATGCATGCCGTACGTGATTTCAATCCGTACAAAGGCGTGCGTCTGATCACCTACGCCGTCTGGTGGATTCGCGGTTACATTCAAGAGTATCTTTTGAAACAGTACTCGATGGTGAAGATCGCGACGACGCAAAACCAGAAGCGTCTGTTCTACCGTCTGCAGAAAGAAAAAGACGCGCTCGATGCCATGGGCGAAGCGCCCGACATGAAACTCATCGGCGAGCGCATGGGCATCCCGACCGAAGAGGTCGAACAGATGGCCAACCGTCTTTCGGGTCGCGATGTCTCGCTGAATACACCGCTCGACGATGCGTCCAGCTCGAGCCTGATGGACATGCAGAAATCCACCGACACCGGCGTCGATGACCAGATCGCGGCGCAGGAAGAGATCAACCTGCTACGCGAGAAACTGGAAGAAATGCGCGATCAACTTTCTGAACGCGAGAAGATCATTCTCGACGAGCGTCTGCTCGCCGACGAGCCCCTGACGTTACAAGAGATCGGGGAAAAGCACGGCATCACCCGCGAGGCCGTGCGCCAGATGGAAGCGCGTCTCATGAAGAAGATCCGCGATCGTTACATCTCATCGCTCGCCGCGGTGACCGAGGAAGACTGA
- a CDS encoding polyhydroxyalkanoic acid system family protein encodes MPKITVNHDSTTAPSEAFEKIKNFFETDQDIRKLASDMKVTFTDSAMTGKATASQFSADFSVKPEGAGSKVSVLVDLPFILTPFKGKVQETLEKKLKKYLA; translated from the coding sequence ATGCCTAAAATCACCGTTAATCACGACTCCACGACCGCCCCTTCCGAAGCTTTCGAAAAGATCAAAAACTTTTTCGAAACCGATCAGGACATCCGTAAACTGGCCTCCGACATGAAGGTCACCTTTACCGACTCGGCCATGACCGGAAAGGCCACGGCGAGTCAATTCTCGGCCGACTTCTCGGTGAAACCTGAGGGCGCGGGCTCGAAGGTGTCGGTCCTGGTGGACCTGCCCTTCATCTTGACCCCCTTTAAGGGTAAGGTCCAAGAGACCCTCGAGAAGAAACTCAAAAAGTACCTCGCCTAA
- the aspS gene encoding aspartate--tRNA ligase produces MTSPTKFVSDLKRSLRCGELRETHSGQKVVLMGWVDTRRDHGSLVFIDLRDRAGIVQVVLDPKLEANAAAKDLRGEYVVAIEGVVRTRPEGMRNAKIATGAVEVEASRCQILNEAATPPFQIDDPNVGEMLRLKYRYLDLRSPRLQSQLILRHQVAQTVRRFLSDEGFIEVETPILYKSTPEGARDYLVPSRVNPGMFYALPQSPQTLKQLLMIAGYDRYFQIARCFRDEDLRADRQPEFSQIDMEMSFIDEEDIIGLNEKLARKLWKDVKGVELGEIPRITYQYAMDTYGNDKPDVRFDMKIKDLKSVVTGSGFKVFDDVIARQGIVRGIAVPKGGAFTRGQFDKLTEVAKRGGAKGLVWIKSEGEALTSPVSKFFSPEKLQAIFEACGAQKGDAALIVGDDYDTACASLSTLRNHLGKELNLIDTTSDKFLWVVDFPLLEYSPDEKRWVARHHPFTSPKDEHAEILLRNEESKYGQLLAKAYDLVCNGYEIAGGSIRIYRNEVQQSMFKTLGMTPEETKKKFGFFLEALSYGTPPHGGIAWGMDRLIMILCGTEAIREVIAFPKTAKATDLMADTPSEVSRDHLNEVGVKLSPLAEKNLAEQKGPHEAL; encoded by the coding sequence ATGACATCCCCGACCAAATTTGTAAGTGATCTGAAAAGAAGCCTGCGTTGCGGTGAGCTGCGCGAAACTCATTCCGGCCAGAAGGTCGTCCTCATGGGCTGGGTCGATACCCGCCGCGACCACGGAAGTTTGGTGTTCATCGACCTGCGAGATCGCGCGGGGATCGTCCAAGTGGTGCTCGATCCGAAACTCGAAGCGAATGCGGCCGCGAAAGATTTGCGGGGCGAATACGTCGTCGCGATTGAAGGCGTCGTGCGCACGCGTCCCGAAGGGATGCGCAACGCGAAGATCGCCACCGGCGCGGTCGAGGTCGAAGCGAGCCGTTGCCAGATCTTGAACGAAGCGGCGACACCGCCGTTCCAGATCGACGACCCGAACGTCGGCGAGATGCTGCGCTTGAAATACCGTTACCTCGATCTGCGCTCGCCCCGTTTGCAGAGCCAGCTGATCCTGCGTCACCAAGTCGCGCAAACCGTGCGCCGTTTCTTGAGCGACGAGGGCTTCATCGAGGTCGAAACACCGATCCTTTACAAGTCGACTCCCGAAGGCGCGCGTGACTACCTCGTGCCCTCGCGCGTGAACCCCGGCATGTTCTACGCGCTTCCGCAGTCTCCCCAGACTCTGAAGCAGTTGCTGATGATCGCGGGCTACGATCGCTACTTCCAGATCGCGCGCTGTTTCCGCGACGAGGACTTGCGCGCCGACCGCCAGCCCGAGTTCAGCCAGATCGACATGGAGATGTCCTTCATCGACGAAGAGGACATCATCGGCCTGAACGAAAAGCTCGCGCGCAAACTTTGGAAAGACGTGAAGGGGGTCGAGCTCGGCGAAATCCCGCGCATCACGTACCAATACGCCATGGACACCTACGGGAACGACAAACCCGACGTCCGTTTCGACATGAAGATCAAGGATCTGAAGTCGGTCGTGACCGGTTCGGGCTTCAAAGTCTTCGATGACGTGATCGCCCGCCAAGGCATCGTCCGCGGCATCGCGGTCCCGAAGGGCGGCGCGTTCACGCGCGGCCAATTTGACAAGCTGACCGAAGTCGCGAAACGCGGCGGCGCGAAGGGACTCGTCTGGATCAAATCGGAAGGGGAGGCGCTCACGTCGCCCGTTTCGAAATTCTTCTCGCCCGAAAAACTCCAAGCGATCTTCGAAGCCTGCGGCGCTCAAAAAGGCGATGCGGCGTTGATCGTCGGCGACGACTACGACACGGCCTGCGCGTCGCTGTCGACGCTGCGGAACCACTTGGGGAAAGAGCTGAACCTCATCGACACCACCAGCGACAAGTTCCTGTGGGTCGTCGACTTCCCGCTGCTCGAGTACTCGCCCGACGAAAAACGCTGGGTCGCGCGTCACCACCCCTTCACGAGCCCGAAGGACGAACACGCGGAAATCCTGCTCCGTAACGAAGAGTCGAAGTACGGCCAGCTCCTGGCGAAAGCCTACGATCTGGTTTGCAACGGCTACGAAATCGCGGGCGGCTCCATCCGGATCTACCGCAACGAAGTCCAGCAGAGCATGTTCAAGACCCTCGGCATGACGCCGGAAGAAACGAAGAAGAAGTTCGGTTTCTTCCTGGAGGCCTTGTCTTACGGGACGCCTCCCCACGGCGGGATCGCCTGGGGGATGGACCGCCTGATCATGATCCTGTGCGGAACCGAAGCCATTCGTGAAGTCATCGCCTTCCCGAAGACCGCAAAAGCGACCGACCTGATGGCGGACACGCCGTCGGAAGTCAGCCGTGATCATCTCAACGAAGTGGGCGTGAAACTCTCACCGCTCGCCGAGAAGAACTTGGCCGAACAAAAAGGGCCGCACGAAGCTCTCTAA